A portion of the Ricinus communis isolate WT05 ecotype wild-type chromosome 10, ASM1957865v1, whole genome shotgun sequence genome contains these proteins:
- the LOC8258383 gene encoding laccase-4, producing the protein MGFNSHLTRAMLIRATVFALFSLCIFPEMIVAKHAGITRHYKFTIILQNATRLCQTKSIVTVNGQFPGPRIIAREGDRLLIKVVNHVQYNVTLHWHGVRQLRSGWADGPAYIAQCPIQTGQSYVYNFTVTGQRGTLFWHAHISWLRASLYGPIVILPKKDASYPFPQPHKEVPIIFGEWWKADTEVIINQAMRTGGAPNVSDAFTINGLPGPLYNCSAKDTFKLKVKPGKTYMLRLINAALNDELFFSIANHTLTVVETDAVYVKPFKTHTVIITPGQTTNVLLKAKAKAPNATFLMAARPYATGPAAFDNTTTAGILEYENPSLSSSKNKSKKFPLLKPSLPMFNDTAFSMRFSKKVRSLATVKFPAKVPQKVDRHFFFTVGLGILPCSRNQTCQGPNNTRVAASINNVSFVQPNIALLQAHFFDQSKGVYTTDFPANPPFKFNYTGTPPTNIMATSGTKVVVLPFNTNVELVLQDTGIISAESHPLHLHGFNFFVVGQGFGNFDAKNDPAKFNLFDPAERNTIGVPSGGWVAIRFLADNPGAWFMHCHLEVHTSWGLKMAWIVTDGKRPHQKLPPPPSDLPKC; encoded by the exons ATGGGTTTTAACAGTCATCTGACAAGAGCCATGTTAATAAGAGCTACTGTGTTCGCTCTGTTTAGTCTCTGTATTTTTCCTGAGATGATAGTTGCAAAGCATGCAGGCATTACTAGGCACTACAAGTTCACT ATCATACTGCAAAATGCGACAAGATTGTGCCAGACAAAGAGTATTGTCACTGTGAATGGGCAGTTCCCTGGACCTAGAATTATAGCAAGGGAAGGCGATAGACTCTTGATTAAGGTCGTTAACCATGTTCAGTACAATGTCACCCTCCATTG GCATGGAGTTAGACAACTGAGGAGCGGATGGGCAGACGGACCTGCCTACATCGCACAGTGCCCAATTCAAACAGGACAGAGTTATGTTTACAATTTCACAGTAACTGGTCAAAGAGGAACCTTGTTTTGGCATGCTCACATCTCTTGGCTAAGAGCGAGTCTTTATGGTCCCATTGTCATCCTACCTAAGAAGGATGCTTCTTACCCATTTCCCCAGCCTCACAAAGAAGTCCCTATCATTTTTG GGGAATGGTGGAAAGCAGACACAGAAGTCATTATAAACCAAGCAATGCGAACAGGAGGAGCACCAAATGTCTCTGATGCCTTCACTATTAATGGTCTTCCAGGACCTTTATATAATTGTTCTGCCAAAG ATACATTTAAGCTGAAGGTGAAGCCTGGAAAAACATATATGCTTCGTTTAATCAATGCCGCACTGAACGATGAACTCTTCTTCAGCATTGCAAACCACACTCTCACTgttgttgaaactgatgcagTTTATGTCAAACCCTTTAAAACCCACACCGTCATAATCACTCCAGGACAAACCACAAATGTCCTCCTCAAGGCCAAAGCCAAGGCACCTAATGCTACCTTTTTAATGGCAGCAAGACCTTATGCCACTGGTCCAGCTGCTTTTGATAACACAACCACCGCTGGAATACTAGAATATGAGAATCCTTCTCTCTCAAGCTCCAAGAACAAGAGCAAGAAATTTCCACTTCTGAAACCTTCACTTCCAATGTTTAATGACACCGCATTTTCCATGAGATTCTCTAAGAAAGTCCGTAGCCTCGCAACTGTAAAATTCCCAGCTAAAGTCCCCCAAAAGGTTGATAGGCATTTCTTTTTCACAGTTGGGCTAGGGATACTCCCTTGCTCAAGAAACCAAACCTGCCAAGGACCCAACAACACTAGAGTAGCAGCTTCTATCAACAATGTGTCATTTGTGCAGCCAAACATAGCTCTTCTGCAAGCTCACTTCTTTGACCAATCAAAGGGTGTGTATACAACTGATTTTCCGGCCAACCCACCATTCAAATTTAACTACACAGGAACACCGCCCACCAATATTATGGCAACAAGTGGCACCAAGGTGGTTGTACTGCCTTTTAATACCAATGTGGAACTAGTATTGCAAGACACTGGTATTATTAGTGCAGAGAGCCATCCTCTGCATCTCCATGGTTTTAACTTCTTTGTAGTGGGACAAGGTTTTGGCAATTTTGACGCCAAGAATGACCCTGCCAAGTTCAATCTTTTCGACCCTGCTGAGAGAAATACTATAGGTGTACCTTCTGGTGGTTGGGTTGCTATAAGGTTCCTTGCAGATAATCCAG GCGCTTGGTTCATGCACTGTCATCTAGAAGTACACACTAGCTGGGGCCTCAAGATGGCCTGGATTGTGACAGACGGGAAGCGGCCTCATCAGAAGCTGCCCCCTCCGCCCTCTGATCTCCCCAAATGTTAA